One Cyprinus carpio isolate SPL01 chromosome B25, ASM1834038v1, whole genome shotgun sequence genomic region harbors:
- the LOC109050969 gene encoding ATP-dependent Clp protease ATP-binding subunit clpX-like, mitochondrial, translating into MSCSCGPAVRGIIQSVQKGFSRSRLQLFSHTRAVCDGVRLPPFVHARAFSQTAVCFASKDGVPRDGDGGKKGVGEAGGKRSSGAGGSGKGGSQLRCPKCGDVCTHVETLVSSTRFVKCEKCHHFFVVLSETDSKKGLTKEAESSEHVKFALAQKPPPPPKKIYAYLDKYVVGQSYAKKVLAVAVYNHYKRIYNNLPAAGRQQADTEKQSALSPRELEIRRREDEYRFTKLLQIAGISPHGNALGASVQQQTNQQAPRDKRGRDVLDSAQTDIKLEKSNIVLLGPTGSGKTLLAQTLAKCLDVPFAICDCTTLTQAGYVGEDIESVIAKLLQDANYSVEKAQQGIVFLDEVDKIGSVPGIHQLRDVGGEGVQQGLLKLLEGTIINVPEKNSRKLRGETVQVDTTNILFVASGAFNGLDRIISRRKNEKYLGFGTPSNLGKGRRAAAAADLANSSGNEVNAMAEIEEKDRLLLNVEARDLIEFGMIPEFVGRLPVVVPLHSLDEEMLVQILTEPRNAVVPQYQALFSMDKCELNVTPDALRAIARFALERKTGARGLRSIMEKLLLEPMFEVPQSDIIAVELTKEVVQGKCEPRYVRAPPKETEEEFDSASEEDNWPRHADAANN; encoded by the exons ATGTCCTGTTCATGCGGACCTGCAGTGAGGGGGATTATACAGTCTGTCCAGAAAG GTTTTTCTCGCTCGCGTCTGCAGCTCTTCAGCCACACTAGAGCAGTTTGTGATGGAGTCCGTCTTCCTCCATTTGTGCACGCGAGGGCGTTCTCACAGACAGCAGTGTGTTTCGCTTCTAAAGACGGTGTGCCCAGAGACGGCGACGGTGGGAAG AAGGGCGTAGGTGAGGCGGGTGGAAAGCGGTCGTCAGGCGCTGGAGGTTCAGGGAAAGGTGGCAGTCAGCTGAGGTGTCCTAAATGTGGAGATGTTTGTACACACGTGGAGACTTTAGTGT CCTCCACACggtttgtgaaatgtgaaaagtgcCATCATTTCTTCGTGGTTCTGTCTGAGACGGACTCTAAGAAGGGTTTGACTAAGGAAGCGGAGAGCTCGGAGCATGTTAAATTTGCATTGGCTCAGAAACCCCCTCCACCTCCTAAAAAG ATTTATGCCTACCTCGACAAATATGTTGTTGGACAGTCATACGCCAAGAAAGTGTTGGCAGTGGCCGTCTATAATCATTACAAACGGATCTACAACAACCTCCCGGCTGCAGGCCGACAGCAAGCGGACACAGAGAAACAGAGTGCCCTCTCTCCCAGAG AGTTAGAGATCAGAAGACGTGAAGATGAATACAGGTTTACAA AGCTGCTTCAGATCGCTGGCATCAGTCCCCATGGCAACGCTCTGGGTGCGTCTGTTCAGCAGCAGACCAATCAGCAAGCTCCTCGAGACAAAAGGGGCAGGGACGTGCTTGACTCCGCCCAGACGGATATTAAGCTAGAAAAGAGCAACATTGTGTTGCTGGGACCTACTGGATCAG GTAAAACCCTGCTAGCCCAGACTCTGGCTAAATGCTTGGATGTGCCCTTCGCCATCTGCGACTGTACCACCCTGACGCAGGCGGGCTATGTAGGCGAGGACATCGAGTCTGTTATTGCCAAACTTCTGCAGGATGCTAACTATTCAGTCGAGAAAGCCCAGCAAG GCATAGTGTTCCTGGATGAGGTGGATAAGATTGGCAGTGTGCCTGGAATTCATCAGCTGAGAGATGTTGGGGGCGAAGGAGTTCAGCAG GGTTTGCTGAAATTGCTTGAGGGAACAATCATTAATGTTCCAGAGAAGAACAGCAGGAAGTTGAGAGGAGAGACAGTGCAAGTGGATACAACCAACATTTTGTTTGTGGCATCGGGTGCTTTCAACGGGCTGGACAGGATCATCAGCCGTAGGAAAAACGAAAAG TATCTTGGTTTTGGGACGCCCTCTAACCTGGGAAAAGGGCGTCGAGCTGCAGCAGCTGCAGATCTGGCCAACAGCTCAGGGAATGAAGTGAATGCAATGGCAGAGATTGAGGAAAAGGACCGGCTCCTGCTGAATGTTGAAGCACGGGACCTCATCGAGTTCGGCATGATCCCAGAGTTTGTGGGCCGTCTGCCTGTGGTGGTGCCACTGCACAGTCTGGATGAGGAGATGCTGGTGCAGATCCTTACAGAGCCTCGTAATGCAGTGGTCCCTCAGTATCAGGCCCTCTTCAGTATGGATAAA TGTGAGCTGAATGTAACCCCAGATGCATTAAGGGCAATCGCTCGTTTTGCACTGGAACGGAAGACAGGAGCCAGGGGTCTCCGCTCCATCATG GAGAAGCTCTTGCTGGAGCCCATGTTTGAAGTGCCTCAATCTGACATCATTGCTGTGGAACTGACTAAGGAGGTGGTCCAGGGCAAGTGTGAACCACGCTACGTTAG AGCTCCTCCCAAAGAAACCGAGGAAGAGTTTGACTCTGCCTCTGAGGAAGACAACTGGCCCAGACACGCCGACGCCGCAAACAACTGA